In Castanea sativa cultivar Marrone di Chiusa Pesio chromosome 6, ASM4071231v1, a single window of DNA contains:
- the LOC142638543 gene encoding uncharacterized protein LOC142638543 — protein MGIWDYISSTSNSVIQNAPDLTTVKGWGSSSYGYGWAAVAKVDGVVRMKVIQFMQDEEARSKIGRIATNSAKTATFLAFEEGLKTIPGGTFFYKIVSQALRDEKK, from the exons ATGGGGATTTGGGATTATATTTCCTCTACAAGCAATTCAGTGATACAAAACGCACCTGATCTAACGACTGTGAAGGGGTGGGGTTCAAGCTCTTATGGTTATGGCTGGGCTGCTGTTGCCAAGGTTGATGGCGTCGTTAGGATGAAGGTGATCCAGTTCATGCAAGATGAGGAAGCCCGTTCCAAGATCGGTCGGATTGCTACCAACTCTGCTAAAACCGCTACATTTCTTGCTTTCGAGGAGGGCCTCAAAACCATCCCAG GTGGAACGTTCTTTTATAAGATTGTTTCACAAGCTCTCCGTGACGAAAAGAAGTAG